From Spirosoma agri, one genomic window encodes:
- a CDS encoding aldose 1-epimerase family protein, translated as MTTLENDHLRVSIRPKGAELTSILHKASGIEHLWQAAPDVWGWHAPNLFPVVGGCLNNQLLIDGKTYPIERHGFARQSIFETTESSATHAVFSLHSSDATRVHFPYEFDFQIIYELTDSTLTITYRVVNEDEKMVYFSVGAHPAFAVPFLPGEAYEDYFIEFDQKEPLETHMLSAAGFFNGETKPVPTVGNRLPLTKHLFDQDALVFKELASRRVAIRSDRHEHSVTVDYPAFPYLGIWAKPGASFVCIEPWLGCADSEGPQKPIEEKEDIQHVEPGQVFTASFTVTVA; from the coding sequence ATGACGACTTTAGAAAACGATCACCTTCGCGTTTCCATCCGCCCTAAGGGCGCTGAGCTAACATCCATCCTGCACAAAGCAAGCGGTATTGAACACCTCTGGCAGGCTGCACCCGACGTTTGGGGCTGGCACGCGCCCAACTTGTTCCCGGTAGTGGGTGGTTGCCTGAACAACCAGTTGCTGATCGACGGAAAAACGTATCCCATCGAGCGACACGGTTTTGCGCGGCAGTCGATTTTTGAGACAACGGAGTCGTCAGCTACACACGCGGTCTTTTCATTGCATTCCAGTGACGCAACGAGGGTCCACTTCCCTTATGAGTTTGACTTTCAGATCATCTACGAACTGACCGATTCAACGCTGACCATTACGTATCGCGTCGTCAACGAAGACGAGAAGATGGTCTATTTTTCTGTAGGTGCGCATCCGGCATTTGCCGTGCCTTTTTTGCCGGGGGAAGCGTACGAAGATTATTTTATCGAGTTCGACCAGAAGGAGCCGCTAGAAACGCACATGTTATCGGCAGCCGGATTTTTCAACGGGGAGACAAAGCCAGTACCGACCGTAGGAAATCGTCTGCCACTGACAAAACATCTGTTCGATCAGGATGCGCTGGTTTTTAAGGAGCTTGCGTCCCGCCGGGTAGCCATCAGAAGCGACAGGCACGAGCATTCGGTGACGGTCGATTATCCGGCGTTTCCATATTTAGGAATCTGGGCTAAACCGGGGGCGTCATTTGTTTGTATCGAACCCTGGTTGGGATGCGCTGACAGCGAAGGACCACAAAAGCCTATCGAGGAAAAGGAAGATATTCAGCACGTTGAGCCGGGGCAGGTCTTTACCGCTTCGTTTACCGTTACAGTAGCTTAA
- a CDS encoding lactonase family protein, giving the protein MNKVVRCFLGAMLGLSAVAQAQSGKEIMYVGTYSLRGSEGIYVFEFDRKAGTMQQLQAVSNAKSPSFLALHPSGNYLYSVNEGADKLGGVSSYSVDKATGKLQFMNGQSSLGGGPCHISVDQTGKTAFVSNYGGGSLAVLPIGADGKLKVATDSVQDAGTGPNTQRQDKAHVHSATLAPDNRFVYVADLTTDKLNIFETDVKASTVKPASTPYATVKPGSGPRHFTFHPNGKYAYLVEELSSSVAVFSRNPKTGELTLIQDGIKTLPADFTDSNTSADIHIDPSGKFLYQSNRGYNGLAIFTIGSDGKLTKVGDQPTEGKTPRNFLIDPKGEFVFVAHQDSDNITIFKRDQKTGKLTYTGQSVKVPAPVCVIMANR; this is encoded by the coding sequence ATGAACAAGGTAGTCCGTTGTTTTTTAGGCGCAATGCTTGGCCTGAGTGCCGTTGCGCAAGCCCAGTCAGGTAAAGAAATTATGTATGTTGGTACGTATTCGCTTCGGGGTAGTGAAGGAATTTACGTATTTGAGTTCGACCGGAAAGCGGGGACGATGCAACAGCTACAGGCTGTATCGAATGCAAAGAGCCCCTCTTTTCTGGCGTTGCATCCATCCGGAAATTACCTGTATTCGGTAAATGAAGGAGCCGATAAACTGGGTGGTGTCAGCTCGTACAGCGTTGATAAAGCAACGGGTAAACTGCAATTCATGAATGGTCAGTCGTCGCTTGGGGGCGGTCCCTGCCACATCAGCGTCGATCAGACGGGAAAAACGGCCTTCGTCTCCAATTATGGCGGAGGAAGTCTGGCGGTGTTGCCCATCGGTGCTGATGGCAAGCTGAAAGTTGCCACGGATAGCGTTCAGGATGCTGGAACGGGTCCAAATACGCAACGGCAGGACAAAGCACATGTACACTCGGCTACACTCGCGCCCGATAATCGGTTTGTGTATGTTGCCGATCTCACGACGGACAAGCTGAATATTTTTGAAACAGACGTGAAGGCAAGCACGGTAAAACCAGCCTCGACGCCTTACGCAACGGTAAAACCTGGTTCGGGGCCACGGCATTTCACGTTTCATCCCAATGGGAAGTATGCCTATCTGGTCGAAGAATTGAGCTCATCGGTAGCGGTATTTTCGCGTAATCCGAAAACGGGCGAGTTGACCCTCATCCAAGATGGTATTAAAACGCTACCTGCTGATTTCACCGATTCAAATACGAGTGCTGACATTCACATTGATCCGAGCGGTAAGTTTCTGTATCAATCGAATCGGGGCTACAACGGATTGGCTATTTTCACCATTGGCAGCGATGGTAAACTGACGAAAGTGGGCGATCAGCCAACGGAGGGCAAAACACCCCGTAACTTTCTGATCGATCCGAAAGGTGAGTTCGTCTTCGTCGCGCATCAGGATTCCGACAACATCACCATTTTTAAGCGCGATCAGAAAACCGGTAAACTAACCTATACCGGGCAGTCGGTTAAGGTACCAGCGCCCGTCTGCGTGATCATGGCAAATCGATAG
- a CDS encoding GNAT family N-acetyltransferase, protein MNWQICAVQPEYLDDLRQLYLESRIQTFTWLDASTFKRDDFDSATAEEKLLVAITDGKPIGFISWWLPDNFIHHLYVDPRFLHQGVGTALLRQCLANIGRPARLKCLQQNTNALAFYLAQGWRINEEGTSAEGAFCLMVFTG, encoded by the coding sequence ATGAACTGGCAGATTTGTGCCGTACAACCCGAGTACCTTGATGATCTGCGTCAGCTTTATCTGGAATCACGCATTCAGACCTTCACCTGGCTCGATGCGTCGACGTTCAAACGGGATGACTTCGACTCGGCAACGGCAGAAGAAAAGCTACTGGTTGCTATAACTGATGGGAAACCAATAGGCTTTATTTCGTGGTGGTTACCGGATAACTTTATTCATCATCTCTATGTCGATCCACGTTTTCTGCATCAGGGCGTTGGCACCGCATTACTTCGGCAGTGTTTGGCAAACATCGGCAGACCGGCTAGGCTGAAGTGTTTACAGCAAAATACAAACGCTCTGGCGTTTTATCTGGCACAGGGCTGGCGAATCAACGAAGAAGGCACCTCTGCTGAAGGTGCCTTCTGTCTTATGGTCTTTACCGGATAA
- a CDS encoding 3-keto-disaccharide hydrolase — protein sequence MKHLLVFGLVLTTLAFMAPTKTISLFNGKNLKGWKIYGTEKWYVDNGELVCESGPDKQYGYLATEKFYKNFDLSLEFKQEANGNSGVFFRSTIEGTKVSGWQVEVAPKNHDTGGVYESYGRGWLVQIPDEKETILKPEEWNTMRIRVEGDHVQTFLNGQPMVDMHDEKIGAADGSIALQIHDGGGIKVRWKNLKIQPLK from the coding sequence ATGAAACACCTCCTTGTCTTCGGCCTTGTGCTGACTACACTGGCGTTCATGGCTCCGACCAAAACGATCAGCTTGTTTAATGGTAAAAATCTGAAAGGCTGGAAAATCTACGGGACCGAAAAATGGTACGTCGACAATGGCGAACTCGTCTGCGAAAGCGGTCCTGATAAGCAATATGGCTACCTGGCTACCGAAAAATTCTACAAAAACTTCGATCTGTCGCTGGAGTTCAAACAGGAAGCCAATGGAAATAGTGGTGTCTTTTTTCGCTCTACCATCGAAGGCACTAAAGTAAGCGGCTGGCAGGTCGAAGTGGCCCCCAAAAACCACGATACGGGAGGTGTGTACGAATCGTATGGCCGTGGCTGGTTAGTACAGATTCCGGACGAGAAAGAGACGATTCTGAAGCCAGAAGAGTGGAACACGATGCGTATCCGCGTCGAAGGTGACCATGTACAGACGTTTCTGAACGGTCAGCCAATGGTCGATATGCACGACGAAAAAATTGGCGCTGCCGACGGGTCTATCGCGCTTCAAATTCACGACGGGGGGGGCATTAAAGTTCGCTGGAAAAACCTGAAGATTCAGCCATTAAAGTAA
- a CDS encoding aldo/keto reductase, with protein sequence MNSHALGKSDLIVSEISFGCMSLETGSDQNIALLHSAFENGITLFDTADLYDQGANETTVGNAFAGIRQQVVLATKVGNQWRADGSGWDWNPTKAYILQAVEKSLKRLQTDYIDLYQLHGGTLDDPIDETIEAFELLKQQGKIREYGISSIRPNVIQQWIDRSAMVSVMMQYSLLDRRPEETSLDLLHEHQISVLARGSLAKGLLVNKPAKPYLTYTAEAVRRAADAIAALSDADRNSTATAIQFVLRHPAVATAVVGIRTGEQLSDILNDQPSSVLTEVQWQQLAGTLPVNQYDQHR encoded by the coding sequence ATGAATAGTCACGCACTAGGAAAGTCTGACCTGATCGTCAGCGAGATTAGCTTCGGTTGTATGTCACTGGAAACAGGCAGCGACCAAAACATCGCGCTGTTGCATAGCGCGTTTGAGAACGGCATTACGTTGTTCGATACGGCTGATTTGTATGACCAGGGGGCGAACGAAACGACCGTTGGCAACGCCTTCGCTGGTATTCGACAGCAGGTAGTGCTTGCCACGAAAGTCGGGAATCAATGGCGGGCTGATGGCTCCGGCTGGGACTGGAACCCGACAAAAGCTTACATTCTGCAAGCCGTCGAGAAAAGCCTGAAGCGCTTACAAACTGACTATATCGACCTCTATCAGCTTCATGGCGGTACGCTCGATGACCCAATCGACGAAACGATAGAAGCCTTCGAACTGCTCAAACAACAGGGGAAGATCCGGGAGTATGGCATCTCGTCGATTCGCCCGAACGTTATCCAGCAGTGGATCGATCGCTCAGCTATGGTCAGCGTAATGATGCAGTACAGCCTGCTGGACCGCCGACCGGAAGAAACCAGTCTAGACCTACTGCACGAACATCAAATCAGTGTGCTGGCGAGGGGGAGTCTGGCGAAAGGGCTGTTGGTCAATAAGCCAGCTAAGCCGTACCTAACGTACACCGCTGAAGCTGTTCGGAGGGCCGCTGATGCCATTGCGGCTTTGTCTGACGCCGACCGTAACTCAACCGCCACAGCGATTCAGTTTGTGCTTCGTCATCCGGCTGTTGCAACCGCTGTGGTAGGCATCCGAACCGGTGAACAGTTAAGCGACATTCTAAACGACCAACCTAGTAGCGTTCTTACCGAGGTCCAATGGCAACAACTCGCCGGTACACTACCCGTCAATCAGTATGACCAACATCGGTAG
- a CDS encoding DUF6265 family protein gives MFFFRLPLLYSFALLVSLTTYAQISSKAGTLSDMGFLEGHWKGTFNGGPIYAVWIAPAGDNLTGFIRMMKDNKVTMYEMLIFEQTERGPVALVKHFKPGLIGQEEKDKQDRYAFIEAKKDYALYEKEDGSIRIIYEKRAKDQLVIQRGQKQDGKWVFNDLFVFTKAD, from the coding sequence ATGTTTTTCTTCAGACTACCTTTACTCTATAGTTTCGCCCTGCTGGTGAGCCTCACTACGTACGCCCAAATCTCATCCAAGGCTGGTACGCTTTCCGACATGGGTTTTCTGGAAGGACACTGGAAGGGAACATTCAACGGCGGACCGATCTATGCGGTCTGGATAGCACCCGCTGGCGATAACCTCACTGGGTTTATCCGAATGATGAAGGACAATAAGGTCACGATGTATGAAATGCTGATTTTTGAGCAAACAGAGCGCGGACCGGTTGCCTTGGTTAAGCACTTCAAACCAGGCCTGATCGGGCAGGAAGAAAAAGACAAACAGGACCGGTACGCCTTTATTGAAGCCAAAAAGGACTATGCATTGTACGAGAAAGAAGACGGCTCAATCCGGATCATCTACGAGAAACGCGCAAAAGACCAGCTAGTCATTCAGCGTGGCCAGAAACAGGATGGCAAATGGGTGTTCAATGACTTGTTCGTGTTTACTAAAGCTGACTAG
- a CDS encoding OmpA/MotB family protein, producing the protein MKRVLIVFAAVAMLSSCGSKKRLAEIKSLQEARDKAVASLTDCDQRTADLRTQLSAKDNDLQGKDKQVGDLQAQIDYLKKTNTNLLDRMSDLSIVSKSGAESIKKSLETLNEQTKYTNNLNASIQRKDSMNLALVMSLKRSLDDINDQDVQVEVKKGVVYVSISDKLLFKSGSYDITPRAETVLGKVAKVVNDHKELDILVEGHTDAVPIATSAIKDNWDLSALRATSVVRTLQAKFSVAPERMTAGGRSEFSPKDDNTTSVGRQQNRRTEIIITPKLDQFFNLLSSGQAGGSK; encoded by the coding sequence ATGAAACGTGTTTTGATTGTTTTCGCAGCTGTAGCAATGCTTTCTTCCTGCGGTAGCAAAAAGCGGCTGGCTGAAATCAAATCCCTGCAGGAAGCCCGTGATAAGGCTGTTGCATCCTTAACTGACTGTGATCAGCGTACTGCCGACCTGCGTACGCAACTTTCTGCGAAAGACAATGATCTGCAAGGTAAAGACAAACAGGTAGGCGATTTGCAAGCTCAAATCGATTATCTCAAAAAGACAAACACGAACCTCCTCGACCGGATGTCGGATTTGTCGATCGTCAGCAAGTCGGGTGCTGAAAGTATCAAGAAATCGCTCGAAACACTGAACGAGCAAACCAAGTATACCAATAATCTGAACGCCAGTATCCAACGCAAAGATTCGATGAATCTGGCCTTAGTGATGAGCCTGAAACGGTCATTGGACGATATCAACGATCAGGACGTACAGGTTGAGGTGAAGAAAGGTGTCGTTTACGTATCGATTTCCGATAAATTGCTGTTCAAATCGGGTAGTTACGACATCACACCCCGTGCCGAAACGGTTCTGGGTAAAGTAGCGAAGGTCGTTAATGATCACAAAGAGCTTGATATTCTGGTTGAAGGCCATACCGACGCAGTCCCCATTGCAACGAGCGCTATCAAAGATAACTGGGATCTGAGTGCATTGCGTGCCACGTCGGTGGTACGGACGCTGCAAGCTAAATTCAGCGTAGCTCCTGAGCGCATGACTGCCGGTGGTCGTTCGGAATTTAGTCCGAAAGATGACAACACGACTTCGGTTGGTCGTCAGCAAAACCGCCGGACAGAGATCATCATTACGCCAAAACTTGATCAGTTCTTCAACCTGTTGTCGAGCGGTCAGGCAGGCGGAAGCAAATAA